From the genome of Desulfovibrio gilichinskyi, one region includes:
- a CDS encoding deoxycytidylate deaminase, producing the protein MDNRLPWPEYFMRITHQVAERATCTRRKVGAIAVKDKRILATGYNGSPSDISHCADIGCLRESLGIPSGQRHELCRGLHAEQNVIIQAAVHGIKLQGCEIYCTTQPCLICTKMLINTGVTAVYYAESYPDELSEAMFKEAGVKFELLQFDI; encoded by the coding sequence ATGGACAATAGACTTCCTTGGCCTGAATATTTTATGCGCATAACGCATCAAGTTGCAGAAAGAGCCACATGCACAAGACGCAAAGTCGGTGCTATTGCCGTTAAGGATAAAAGAATCCTTGCCACAGGCTATAACGGTTCACCTTCTGACATATCTCATTGCGCAGACATTGGATGCCTTCGTGAATCACTCGGAATACCTTCAGGACAACGCCACGAACTCTGCCGCGGTTTGCACGCTGAACAAAATGTCATCATTCAGGCCGCTGTTCACGGTATAAAGCTTCAAGGTTGCGAAATTTACTGTACCACTCAGCCCTGCCTTATCTGCACCAAAATGCTCATCAATACAGGTGTAACAGCCGTGTATTATGCAGAAAGCTACCCTGACGAATTATCTGAAGCTATGTTCAAAGAAGCCGGAGTAAAGTTTGAACTTCTGCAGTTCGACATTTAA
- the fabG gene encoding 3-oxoacyl-[acyl-carrier-protein] reductase: protein MSDLPSTALVTGGSRGIGEACAKKLAKDGFEVIITYVSRPDGADRVCSEIEAAGGKAKSYKLDSSDREAVTSFFKDEIKGKVKLDVLVNNAGITRDGLLVRMKDDDWNKVLDINLTGAFTCLREAAKIMMKQRYGRIINISSVVAQAGNVGQANYVAAKAGLIGLTKASAIELAPRNVTVNAVAPGFIKTDMTAELNEEVVAHMLENIPLKKLGTSDDIANAVSFLASENSSYITGQTLAVNGGMYM, encoded by the coding sequence ATGAGTGATCTGCCGAGCACCGCCCTTGTAACGGGTGGGTCAAGAGGCATAGGAGAAGCTTGTGCCAAAAAGCTGGCTAAAGACGGCTTTGAAGTAATAATTACATACGTAAGCCGCCCTGACGGAGCTGACAGAGTCTGCTCCGAAATTGAAGCTGCCGGCGGTAAAGCAAAATCCTACAAGCTGGATTCTTCTGACCGTGAAGCTGTTACCTCCTTTTTCAAAGATGAAATCAAGGGAAAGGTAAAACTTGATGTTCTGGTGAATAATGCCGGAATCACCAGGGACGGATTACTTGTCCGCATGAAAGATGATGACTGGAACAAGGTTCTGGATATCAACCTTACAGGCGCGTTCACCTGTCTGCGCGAAGCCGCAAAGATTATGATGAAACAACGCTATGGAAGAATTATTAATATTTCCTCAGTAGTAGCTCAGGCCGGTAATGTCGGTCAGGCAAACTACGTAGCTGCCAAGGCCGGTCTTATAGGACTGACCAAAGCCAGTGCCATTGAACTTGCTCCGCGTAATGTCACAGTGAATGCCGTAGCTCCGGGATTTATAAAAACAGACATGACCGCAGAACTGAACGAAGAAGTTGTGGCGCATATGCTGGAAAATATACCGCTTAAAAAACTCGGAACATCCGATGATATAGCTAATGCCGTTTCCTTCCTTGCGTCGGAAAACTCCAGTTATATTACGGGACAGACTCTCGCCGTTAACGGCGGGATGTACATGTAA
- the rpmB gene encoding 50S ribosomal protein L28 — protein sequence MSQVCDICGKRPQVGNNVSHANNKSKRRFMPNLQSVRTQLPSGEVKSIKACTRCIRSGSVVKPTPNKKAE from the coding sequence ATGTCCCAAGTATGCGATATATGTGGTAAAAGGCCCCAAGTAGGCAACAACGTATCCCACGCTAACAACAAGTCCAAAAGACGTTTTATGCCTAATCTTCAGAGTGTTCGCACTCAGCTCCCTAGCGGTGAAGTTAAAAGCATTAAAGCTTGTACCCGCTGCATTCGTTCCGGTTCGGTTGTAAAACCAACCCCGAATAAAAAAGCTGAATAG
- a CDS encoding gamma-glutamyltransferase family protein, translated as MIPFEISKHSQPEFIFNSRRSPVYATKGMVASSLPLATEAGLEMLRSGGNAADASIAVAAALAVIEPCSTGLGGDGFALFYNAADNKISSLNGSGKSAREMTLKKIQDMGIHGSLPERHALTVNVPGAFGMWCDLIDRYGTLTLSKIFAPATRYAKEGFPVSPVTASLWKTGEEEILMASPGGINLLLNGKAPRAGEIMHNHALGEVLRQLSLHTPQEAKKMFYTGKIAKKIVKAVRENGGMLSAEDMSAHESLWGESIKTEYRGYEVHECPPNGQGLAALLALNTLENINLADKGNPCSAERLHYQIEAMRLGFADARLHIADPHVYKTPLTTLLSKEYGTKRAHEINPEKANQDAEHGVPLNSSDTVYFNVIDKDGNGCSVVNSIYMNFGTGIVPEDLGFPLQNRGHNFSLDPNHPNVLAPGKRTYHTIIPGICLRKNGSLHSVFGVMGGFMQPQGHMQVISAMLDDGADPQEALNRLRFCIESGDAGGKVCLEEGISDETIKQLSEMGHQVEMKSGYERVLFGRGQIISREEETGTLCAGCDPRSDGVAGGLC; from the coding sequence ATGATCCCCTTTGAAATATCTAAACACTCTCAGCCGGAATTCATCTTCAATTCCAGAAGATCGCCTGTATATGCCACCAAAGGGATGGTTGCCTCCAGCCTGCCGCTAGCCACCGAAGCAGGTCTTGAAATGCTCCGCTCCGGAGGAAACGCTGCAGATGCATCCATAGCCGTAGCTGCAGCTCTCGCAGTAATAGAACCATGCAGCACGGGATTAGGCGGAGACGGCTTTGCACTCTTCTACAACGCGGCAGACAATAAAATTTCATCCCTAAACGGCTCAGGCAAATCAGCTCGTGAAATGACTCTGAAAAAGATCCAAGACATGGGCATACACGGTTCACTTCCTGAGCGTCATGCACTGACTGTGAATGTTCCAGGAGCATTTGGAATGTGGTGCGATTTGATAGACAGGTATGGCACGCTGACGCTCTCAAAAATATTCGCTCCGGCAACAAGATATGCAAAAGAAGGATTCCCCGTAAGTCCCGTAACGGCCAGCCTTTGGAAAACAGGGGAAGAAGAGATTTTAATGGCAAGTCCGGGCGGAATAAATCTACTGCTGAACGGTAAAGCTCCGAGAGCCGGAGAAATAATGCATAACCATGCTCTTGGCGAAGTTCTCCGACAACTTTCATTGCACACTCCGCAAGAAGCTAAAAAAATGTTTTACACTGGAAAAATAGCAAAAAAGATTGTTAAAGCGGTCCGCGAAAATGGCGGGATGCTCTCTGCTGAGGACATGAGTGCTCACGAAAGCTTATGGGGTGAATCAATTAAGACCGAATACAGAGGCTATGAAGTTCACGAATGCCCGCCAAACGGGCAGGGACTTGCGGCACTGCTTGCTTTGAACACCCTTGAAAATATCAACCTCGCAGACAAAGGAAACCCTTGTTCTGCTGAAAGATTGCACTATCAGATAGAAGCAATGCGGCTCGGCTTCGCAGATGCAAGATTACACATTGCCGACCCCCATGTGTACAAAACACCACTTACCACACTGCTGTCTAAAGAATACGGAACCAAAAGAGCGCATGAAATCAATCCCGAAAAGGCTAATCAAGATGCTGAGCACGGTGTACCGTTAAACAGCTCAGACACCGTTTATTTCAACGTAATTGATAAGGACGGTAACGGATGTTCTGTAGTCAACTCAATCTATATGAATTTCGGAACTGGAATTGTGCCAGAAGATCTGGGTTTTCCATTACAAAACCGTGGGCACAATTTTTCACTGGACCCGAACCATCCAAACGTACTTGCGCCCGGTAAAAGGACATATCACACCATTATTCCGGGGATTTGTCTGCGCAAAAACGGATCACTCCACTCTGTTTTCGGCGTAATGGGAGGGTTTATGCAGCCGCAAGGCCATATGCAGGTAATTTCAGCCATGCTTGACGATGGAGCCGATCCGCAGGAAGCACTTAATCGTTTACGTTTCTGTATTGAATCTGGCGATGCCGGAGGAAAGGTATGCTTAGAAGAAGGCATATCTGACGAAACTATCAAACAACTTTCAGAAATGGGTCATCAAGTTGAAATGAAATCAGGATATGAGCGGGTGCTCTTCGGACGTGGGCAGATCATAAGCAGAGAGGAAGAAACCGGAACCCTTTGCGCGGGGTGCGATCCCAGATCAGACGGAGTTGCAGGAGGTCTCTGCTAA
- the ribD gene encoding bifunctional diaminohydroxyphosphoribosylaminopyrimidine deaminase/5-amino-6-(5-phosphoribosylamino)uracil reductase RibD: MNFCSSTFNSSEQFMARAVKLALRGRARTAPNPTVGAVMVRDGQVVAEGWHHYCGGLHAERECIADAKAKNVDMTKCTMFVTLEPCNHYGKTPPCTEGIIEAGIAHIVIGTRDPNPKAAGGLEFLESKGVKVETGVLEEQCLDLISDFLLWQSGERAYSILKLASTIDGKIAGTTGRQEAVSCPDSFEDVQKLRAMVGAVIIGGNTLREDNPSLNCRLEIKPEGFAQPKAVIVTTKLPENHEAFTLTTTRAKETIFWTTIEQAASETAKELVNKGIEIIGLPCDEKGLIFENGFKFLREKYGVLRTLCEGGGKLALSLAEQDLIDEFVMYQAPRILGNTHGRPNFAGSDRQFMEEALNFRVSRVSQSGCDLKIVFKPADR; encoded by the coding sequence TTGAACTTCTGCAGTTCGACATTTAATTCTTCTGAGCAGTTCATGGCCCGAGCCGTGAAATTAGCCTTGCGCGGAAGAGCCCGCACAGCTCCCAACCCTACCGTCGGAGCTGTAATGGTTCGCGACGGACAAGTTGTGGCTGAAGGATGGCATCACTATTGCGGCGGCCTGCATGCAGAGCGGGAATGCATTGCCGATGCAAAAGCCAAAAACGTGGACATGACAAAATGTACCATGTTTGTAACACTTGAGCCCTGCAATCATTACGGTAAAACGCCTCCATGCACCGAAGGAATTATTGAAGCCGGAATTGCGCACATTGTTATCGGCACAAGAGATCCTAATCCGAAGGCTGCCGGAGGCCTGGAATTCCTTGAATCAAAAGGAGTTAAAGTCGAAACAGGCGTGCTTGAAGAACAATGCCTCGACCTTATTTCCGATTTTCTGCTCTGGCAGTCCGGTGAGCGTGCATATTCAATTCTAAAACTAGCTTCGACAATCGACGGTAAAATTGCCGGAACAACAGGCAGACAGGAAGCAGTCTCCTGCCCGGATTCTTTCGAAGATGTTCAAAAGCTCCGCGCCATGGTCGGAGCGGTAATTATCGGCGGCAACACCTTGCGTGAAGATAATCCATCACTTAACTGCCGCCTTGAAATTAAGCCGGAAGGGTTTGCGCAACCCAAAGCTGTGATAGTAACAACTAAACTTCCTGAAAATCATGAAGCATTTACACTGACCACAACACGCGCTAAAGAAACAATTTTCTGGACAACTATAGAGCAGGCTGCGTCTGAAACAGCAAAAGAGCTGGTCAATAAAGGTATTGAAATTATAGGTCTTCCCTGCGATGAAAAAGGACTTATATTTGAGAACGGATTCAAATTTCTACGCGAAAAATACGGAGTGCTCCGCACACTTTGTGAAGGCGGCGGCAAGCTGGCCTTATCACTGGCAGAGCAGGATTTGATCGATGAATTCGTAATGTATCAGGCTCCGCGCATTCTCGGGAACACTCACGGCAGACCAAACTTTGCAGGATCAGACAGACAATTTATGGAAGAAGCCCTTAATTTCAGGGTCAGCCGCGTAAGCCAAAGCGGCTGTGATTTAAAAATAGTTTTCAAACCCGCTGACAGATAA
- a CDS encoding YceD family protein, giving the protein MSELWITLNDIPEEGKDLVFDDQTFWTEAWKNFNIDARPASPLISEVFILPQDNGCLVRGKTSGAITIICDRCTADYKQNISTEFEEFEQVATAEDTEPSPVVKTKEGLKIEIGALLWEHFVMALPAKPLCSNRCKGLCYKCGADLNKGECTCKKEEGDPRLAVFRNLKIKN; this is encoded by the coding sequence ATGTCAGAACTTTGGATTACATTAAACGACATCCCCGAAGAGGGCAAAGATTTAGTTTTTGATGATCAGACCTTCTGGACTGAAGCATGGAAAAACTTTAATATTGACGCTCGCCCAGCGTCCCCTCTTATTTCGGAAGTATTTATACTTCCGCAGGATAACGGATGTCTTGTCCGTGGCAAAACATCCGGTGCAATAACAATTATTTGCGACAGATGTACGGCAGACTACAAGCAGAATATTTCAACCGAGTTCGAAGAATTTGAGCAGGTTGCAACAGCAGAAGACACAGAACCGTCTCCGGTTGTTAAAACTAAAGAAGGCTTAAAAATAGAAATCGGTGCTCTCCTCTGGGAGCATTTCGTCATGGCTCTACCGGCAAAGCCCTTATGCAGCAACCGTTGCAAAGGACTTTGCTACAAATGCGGAGCTGATTTAAACAAAGGCGAATGCACCTGTAAAAAGGAAGAGGGCGATCCAAGGCTTGCGGTTTTCCGCAATCTTAAGATAAAGAACTAA
- the acpP gene encoding acyl carrier protein, whose product MSAAEKVKAIIVEQLGVSADEIKDDASFVEDLGADSLDLTELIMAMEEEFDIEIEDEDAQKILKVKDAINFVEGK is encoded by the coding sequence ATGTCCGCAGCTGAAAAAGTAAAAGCAATTATCGTAGAACAGCTTGGCGTATCCGCAGACGAAATTAAAGACGACGCTTCCTTTGTTGAAGATCTCGGAGCAGACTCCCTTGATCTGACAGAACTCATCATGGCGATGGAAGAAGAGTTCGATATCGAAATCGAAGACGAAGACGCTCAGAAGATCCTTAAAGTCAAAGACGCTATCAACTTCGTTGAAGGCAAATAG
- a CDS encoding beta-ketoacyl-ACP synthase III — MSNFSYIRGLGYHVPERVYTNADLEKFVDTTDEWIVSRTGIKQRHVVENETCLDLTFEATQKALKDSGMEADELTHILVATFTADTVIPSAACLLMEKLGLSNRIPMDISAACSGFVYALEVARALICLHPDSKILVCGCEILTSRVNWEDRSTCVLFGDGAGAVILTAENCQNSGKVIDVLLSSEGEGETLNVRGGGSAYPYKLGDTVGENHFIQMQGRSIYRKAVRSMSAISLEILAKHGFTTEDVDVLIPHQANMRIIEAVGKKLEIPSEKVFSNVERFGNTSAASIPIALAEAKEVGVIKNGDLVLLATFGGGLTWGSTLIQF; from the coding sequence ATGAGTAATTTCTCCTACATCAGAGGGCTGGGTTATCACGTCCCTGAAAGAGTTTACACTAATGCCGATCTTGAAAAATTTGTTGACACTACAGATGAATGGATAGTCTCCCGTACCGGAATTAAGCAGCGTCACGTTGTTGAAAATGAAACATGTCTTGACCTGACTTTTGAAGCGACTCAGAAAGCTCTCAAAGATTCCGGAATGGAAGCGGATGAACTTACGCACATTTTAGTTGCGACTTTCACCGCGGACACAGTAATCCCGTCGGCAGCTTGCCTGCTGATGGAAAAACTGGGACTCTCAAACAGAATTCCGATGGATATTTCCGCAGCCTGTTCCGGATTTGTATATGCTTTAGAAGTAGCCAGAGCGCTTATCTGTTTGCATCCTGATTCAAAAATTCTTGTCTGCGGATGTGAAATTTTGACCAGCCGGGTCAACTGGGAAGACCGTTCCACCTGTGTTCTTTTCGGAGACGGAGCCGGAGCAGTTATACTCACCGCTGAAAATTGTCAGAATTCAGGAAAAGTCATTGACGTGCTGCTTTCATCTGAAGGCGAAGGCGAAACCCTGAATGTAAGAGGCGGCGGATCTGCTTACCCTTACAAACTTGGTGACACTGTCGGAGAAAATCACTTTATCCAGATGCAGGGACGCTCGATTTACAGAAAAGCTGTTAGATCAATGTCTGCTATTTCGCTTGAGATATTAGCAAAGCATGGTTTTACAACTGAAGATGTGGATGTACTTATTCCTCATCAGGCAAACATGCGCATCATTGAAGCTGTGGGGAAAAAACTTGAAATTCCATCCGAAAAAGTTTTTTCCAATGTCGAAAGATTCGGCAACACCTCAGCTGCATCAATTCCAATCGCCCTTGCAGAAGCAAAGGAAGTCGGAGTGATAAAAAACGGAGATCTCGTACTGTTAGCTACTTTCGGTGGTGGACTGACATGGGGTTCGACTTTAATTCAGTTTTAA
- the fabF gene encoding beta-ketoacyl-ACP synthase II, whose product MNRVVVTGLSAITPIGNDIDTSWNNLLAGKSGIAKITSFDASEFASQIAGEVKDFDPTAFIPAKQAKRMERFTQLAVAANAMLLESAKLKLEGEDCKRAGVVIGVGLGGLQTIETQHAKLQKSGPKKITPFFIPIIIGNMAAGQVSIFSGARGPNMCMCTACASGTHSIGAAYTDIMLGRADVMICGGTESTITPLGYAGFTSMKALSTRNDDPESASRPFDKGRDGFVMGEGCGLLLLESLDHARERGAEILGEVVGFGASSDAYHMTAPPEDGSGMALAMEAAIREAGIDPSQVDHINAHGTSTYLNDFCETKAIKKVFGDHAYNIAITANKSQTGHLLGGAGGMEAVFSIKALATGIIPGTANQLEADPECDLDYGKDGMRKKQANYVLSNSFGFGGTNACMLFKKFED is encoded by the coding sequence ATGAACAGGGTAGTAGTAACCGGCCTTTCCGCCATCACCCCTATCGGTAATGACATAGATACCAGCTGGAACAACCTCCTTGCTGGTAAATCCGGCATCGCTAAGATCACATCTTTTGATGCGAGTGAATTCGCATCTCAGATTGCCGGCGAAGTCAAAGATTTTGACCCAACAGCTTTCATACCAGCCAAACAGGCAAAACGTATGGAAAGATTTACACAGCTTGCTGTTGCCGCCAACGCAATGCTGCTTGAAAGTGCCAAACTTAAGCTTGAAGGTGAGGACTGCAAACGCGCTGGAGTTGTTATCGGAGTTGGTCTCGGTGGTCTTCAAACCATTGAAACACAGCACGCTAAACTGCAGAAAAGCGGTCCTAAAAAAATCACTCCTTTCTTTATCCCGATCATAATCGGAAATATGGCAGCCGGACAGGTTTCCATCTTTTCCGGAGCTCGTGGACCTAATATGTGCATGTGTACAGCATGTGCATCAGGAACACATTCCATCGGCGCAGCATATACTGACATTATGTTAGGCCGTGCAGACGTTATGATCTGCGGTGGTACTGAATCAACCATCACCCCGCTGGGTTATGCAGGATTCACTTCCATGAAAGCCCTTTCCACCCGTAACGATGACCCCGAAAGTGCTTCACGCCCGTTCGATAAAGGTCGCGACGGTTTTGTAATGGGCGAAGGATGCGGATTACTGCTTCTTGAATCACTTGATCATGCAAGAGAACGCGGAGCTGAAATTCTCGGTGAAGTCGTAGGATTCGGAGCTTCATCCGATGCTTACCACATGACAGCACCACCGGAAGATGGAAGCGGTATGGCTCTGGCCATGGAAGCTGCTATCCGTGAAGCTGGAATCGACCCTTCACAGGTTGATCACATTAACGCACACGGAACTTCCACATACCTGAACGACTTCTGCGAAACTAAAGCTATTAAAAAAGTTTTCGGAGATCACGCATACAATATCGCGATTACCGCAAACAAATCCCAGACCGGTCATCTCCTAGGAGGAGCCGGCGGCATGGAAGCTGTTTTCAGTATTAAAGCTCTTGCAACCGGAATTATCCCCGGAACAGCAAATCAGCTTGAAGCCGACCCTGAGTGTGACCTTGATTACGGCAAAGACGGAATGCGCAAAAAACAGGCAAATTACGTCCTTAGCAACTCATTCGGTTTCGGTGGAACAAACGCCTGTATGCTCTTCAAAAAATTTGAAGATTAA
- the glyA gene encoding serine hydroxymethyltransferase, whose protein sequence is MEELMMKDPAVAATIAREVTRQMTGLELIASENFTSTAVRQAMGSVMTHKYAEGYPGKRYYGGCEFVDQVEDLARDRAKEIFGCEYVNVQPHSGSQANMAVYFAALKPGDTVLGMDLSHGGHLTHGSPVNFSGKLFDIHFYGVDPETKTINYDNVLKIAKECKPKMIIAGASAYPRIIDFARFRQIADEVGAVLMVDMAHIAGLIAAGVHPSCIQHAHYTTTTTHKTLRGPRGGMILSSEENAKALNSNIFPGIQGGPLMHVIAAKAVALGEALTPSYIEYQKQVVANAAALAKHLMDAGFDLVSGGTDNHLMMVDLTNKDITGKDAEIALDAAGITVNKNTIPFETRSPFVTSGIRIGTPALTTRGMKEKEMEKVASWITAGIGSISNETKLAGIRTEIAQFAKDFPLFAY, encoded by the coding sequence ATGGAAGAATTAATGATGAAAGATCCGGCAGTGGCCGCAACCATCGCACGCGAAGTAACTCGCCAGATGACCGGTCTTGAACTTATCGCTTCGGAAAACTTTACTTCCACTGCGGTTCGTCAGGCAATGGGCAGCGTAATGACTCATAAATACGCTGAAGGTTATCCAGGAAAACGTTATTACGGCGGTTGCGAATTCGTTGATCAGGTTGAAGATTTAGCCCGCGACAGAGCTAAAGAAATCTTCGGCTGCGAATATGTCAACGTTCAGCCTCATTCCGGTTCACAGGCCAATATGGCTGTATACTTCGCCGCTCTTAAACCAGGCGATACTGTTCTCGGTATGGATCTTTCTCATGGTGGTCACCTTACCCATGGAAGCCCGGTCAACTTTTCAGGTAAACTCTTTGATATTCACTTCTACGGAGTGGACCCTGAAACCAAAACTATCAACTATGATAACGTCTTAAAGATTGCCAAAGAGTGCAAGCCCAAGATGATCATAGCTGGTGCAAGCGCATATCCTCGTATCATAGACTTCGCCCGCTTCCGTCAGATTGCTGATGAAGTAGGAGCAGTCCTCATGGTCGATATGGCGCACATTGCAGGACTTATCGCCGCCGGCGTTCACCCTTCCTGCATTCAGCACGCACACTACACAACTACTACTACCCACAAGACCCTTCGCGGTCCTCGCGGTGGGATGATCCTTTCCAGCGAAGAAAATGCAAAAGCATTGAACTCTAATATCTTCCCCGGAATTCAGGGTGGACCGCTGATGCACGTTATTGCAGCTAAAGCAGTTGCTCTAGGCGAAGCTCTCACCCCTTCATATATCGAATACCAGAAACAAGTTGTAGCTAACGCAGCCGCATTAGCAAAACACCTTATGGATGCAGGTTTCGACCTTGTATCCGGCGGAACAGACAACCACCTTATGATGGTTGACCTGACCAATAAAGACATCACAGGCAAAGATGCCGAGATAGCTCTTGATGCAGCAGGAATCACCGTCAACAAGAACACCATTCCTTTTGAAACACGTTCTCCGTTTGTTACTTCCGGAATCCGTATCGGAACTCCGGCACTCACAACCAGAGGAATGAAAGAAAAAGAAATGGAAAAAGTTGCATCATGGATTACCGCAGGTATCGGTTCCATCAGCAATGAAACCAAACTTGCCGGAATTCGCACAGAAATTGCGCAGTTTGCTAAAGACTTTCCATTATTCGCATATTAG
- the plsX gene encoding phosphate acyltransferase PlsX — MPNKTPRIAVDAMGGDHGLTGIVSAAVSAAKKGTPITLVGDEYMIRSELEKLDTGSCTIDVVHASQVVTMEDKPADAMRKKKDSSIQVACRLVKDGLADGVVSAGNSGATVAAGMFIIGRINGVLRPGMAGILPTEKKPMVLIDVGANVDSKPEHLFQYGIMADVFARDVLGFKNPRIGILTIGEEEGKGNSLVKTTYNMLKSSSLNFVGNIEGRDIFTGDVDVAVCDGFVGNVALKLSEGLANSLGNLLKGELKRDIVSKIGAMLAMKAFKRFGRLVDKSEYGGAPLLGLKGIVLVCHGKADSLAIERAIEMAARFVKNDAVAHLKEGLAAHSEITESTL, encoded by the coding sequence ATGCCTAACAAAACTCCCCGCATTGCAGTTGACGCCATGGGTGGCGATCACGGCCTTACGGGAATTGTTTCTGCTGCGGTCAGTGCCGCAAAGAAAGGGACTCCGATAACTTTGGTTGGAGATGAGTACATGATCCGGTCCGAGCTTGAAAAGCTTGATACCGGATCATGTACTATTGACGTTGTCCATGCATCACAGGTTGTCACAATGGAAGACAAGCCTGCCGATGCCATGCGCAAAAAAAAAGACTCGTCAATTCAGGTTGCATGCAGACTTGTTAAGGACGGCCTTGCTGACGGAGTGGTCAGCGCAGGTAATTCAGGAGCAACTGTAGCGGCCGGCATGTTTATCATAGGAAGAATTAACGGTGTGTTAAGGCCCGGAATGGCCGGAATCCTCCCCACCGAAAAGAAACCTATGGTACTTATTGACGTTGGAGCCAACGTTGATTCCAAACCGGAACACCTTTTCCAATACGGGATTATGGCAGATGTATTTGCCCGTGATGTCCTTGGCTTTAAGAATCCCCGCATAGGAATTCTGACCATCGGCGAAGAAGAAGGTAAAGGAAATTCTCTGGTAAAGACTACCTACAATATGCTCAAAAGTTCTTCACTGAATTTTGTCGGCAATATTGAAGGCAGAGATATTTTTACCGGAGATGTTGACGTTGCTGTGTGCGATGGTTTTGTTGGCAATGTTGCGCTTAAGCTTTCCGAAGGACTTGCTAACAGCCTTGGAAATCTCCTTAAGGGAGAACTTAAACGCGATATTGTTTCAAAAATCGGCGCAATGCTGGCAATGAAAGCTTTTAAAAGATTCGGTAGACTGGTAGACAAATCTGAATACGGAGGAGCACCCCTGCTCGGCCTTAAAGGGATTGTCCTTGTCTGCCACGGTAAAGCTGACAGCCTTGCAATCGAACGCGCCATCGAAATGGCCGCGCGATTTGTAAAAAATGATGCTGTCGCTCATTTGAAAGAAGGTTTAGCAGCGCACAGTGAAATAACTGAGAGCACACTGTAA
- the rpmF gene encoding 50S ribosomal protein L32, giving the protein MAQPKKKTSKSRRNMRRSHDHVDTPNVHVCECGEPIIAHRACSACGSYKGRQVITSEDA; this is encoded by the coding sequence ATGGCACAGCCTAAAAAGAAAACTTCCAAGTCCCGTAGAAATATGCGCAGGTCTCACGACCACGTAGACACACCTAACGTTCATGTTTGTGAATGCGGTGAACCTATCATTGCACACAGAGCTTGCTCTGCATGCGGTTCCTACAAAGGTCGTCAGGTAATCACATCTGAAGATGCCTAA